From one Bacteroidota bacterium genomic stretch:
- the porU gene encoding type IX secretion system sortase PorU, whose translation MLAIFPGQVSAQKEGLIQLNWQEVQIQEDGKSRIYFDGSHFLLEHTTLPYFHIKFNTSVLNINILQPVYIPLTNEEQKAVTGKLSTTPEIKIIESYERKVPVSLVYILPFRLNPTTGVPEKLISFSLAPVQNSGFNSRAKFNNTQSFATNSVLASGDWYRIGVTRDGIYKVSFDDLMDLGIDPATLSFASIRLFGNGGGPLPLLNSAPRKDDLQECAIETIDENQDGQFNNNDYFLFYGQDPTRWTYNFSEKQFVHNKNNFTDTTYYFLTTNVPGIPKRIQTVQSLPAIGNEPLVSSFTDFSYHEEDEINFIKSGREWYGEIFDVILNQKFNFSFPNLIPGTAKLKSSVAARTSTSFSSSSRFVVSVNNSTILTHTISNVGVSYTDDFARTSALNALFNATSSDLTLDYTFQPYNAASTGWLDYIAINATRGLSMTGNELLFRDLDTNNQPGNRRYVVGNAKNDLKLWSLRDHNTVTNQQYALNNGILEFIQSIDSSQMIEYYLFNEKAYRTPFFTGRIANQNLHGLAQAEYIIISHENFLAEAERLAEFHRDNDSLTSIVVSSRQVFNEFSSGAQDVSAIRDFLRMFYERAGTPEELPKYALLLGDGSYDLKYRTGGNSNFIPTFQSENSVSLLISYTSDDFFGLMDPTEGNLTGPELIDIGIGRFPVRTAEEAKAMVNKVITYSTPGIITDQTYCAGTNSSRLGDWRNILCFVADDQDRNLHQRQSERITAFVQQNNPVYNIDKVISDAYQQVSTPGGLRYPEVNDAITKRVERGALLINYTGHGGELGWASKAILNNDMINSWRNTNNMPAFITATCEFSRFDDPLRTSAGEFVFLNQQGGGICLFTTVRLAFAIDNELINTDMMSHFFKPVNGKMPRTGDIQRLAKRDNPSNRNVTLLGDPALMLAYPKYKVETTGIEETGNGITLDTLSALSKVTIKGKVTDSNGNTLTGFNGVVFPTIYDKTNKVYNIVNDATGNDISLPDSFNLRKNILYKGKASVSNGEFSCSFIVPKDISFQYGSGRLSYYAHDGNNDANGFNENFTIGGISGNGLQDNLGPEVKLYMNDENFIYGSMTNSSPRVYAILFDSSGINTVGNGIGHDITVQLDGKPQQLYVLNDYYESDLDSYQKGRVIFPLDALSEGPHTLTFKAWDINNNSSESTTEFVVSSSAGLALDRVLNYPNPFTTYTRFMFEHNKPCTGMAIQVQIYTVSGRLVKTIDAYQVCEGFRNTAIEWDGKDDFGDQLARGVYVYRLRIRTAEGETAQKLERLVLLR comes from the coding sequence TTGCTTGCAATTTTTCCCGGTCAGGTATCGGCTCAAAAGGAAGGATTAATTCAACTCAACTGGCAGGAGGTTCAAATTCAGGAAGATGGGAAGTCAAGAATTTATTTTGACGGGTCACATTTTCTATTGGAACACACCACCTTGCCCTATTTTCATATAAAATTCAATACCAGTGTTTTAAATATAAATATTTTGCAGCCGGTTTATATCCCATTAACCAATGAGGAGCAAAAAGCGGTGACCGGAAAACTATCCACTACTCCAGAAATTAAAATAATTGAGTCGTATGAACGCAAGGTTCCGGTGAGTCTGGTGTATATTTTACCTTTTCGTTTGAACCCAACAACAGGAGTTCCTGAAAAGCTTATATCTTTCAGTTTAGCCCCAGTGCAAAATTCCGGCTTTAATTCCAGAGCAAAATTCAATAACACTCAAAGCTTTGCTACGAATTCGGTTTTAGCAAGTGGGGATTGGTACAGAATCGGAGTAACACGGGATGGCATATATAAGGTCAGTTTTGATGATTTGATGGACCTTGGGATTGACCCGGCCACACTTAGTTTTGCCAGCATCCGGCTTTTTGGAAACGGAGGCGGACCTTTACCCTTATTGAACAGTGCGCCCAGAAAGGATGACTTGCAGGAATGCGCAATCGAGACCATTGATGAAAATCAGGACGGACAATTCAATAACAACGACTATTTTTTATTTTACGGACAAGACCCAACCCGTTGGACCTACAATTTTAGTGAGAAGCAATTTGTACACAATAAAAATAATTTTACCGATACTACTTATTACTTTCTCACGACTAACGTTCCCGGCATTCCGAAAAGAATTCAAACCGTTCAAAGTTTACCTGCTATAGGCAATGAGCCCCTCGTTTCGAGTTTTACCGATTTTAGTTATCATGAGGAAGATGAAATAAATTTCATTAAGTCAGGAAGAGAATGGTACGGTGAGATTTTTGATGTTATACTTAACCAAAAATTCAACTTTTCATTTCCCAATCTCATTCCGGGAACCGCAAAGTTAAAGTCAAGCGTGGCTGCCCGGACTTCCACCTCCTTTTCCAGTAGCAGCAGGTTTGTTGTCAGTGTTAACAATTCAACCATTCTTACCCATACAATCAGTAATGTAGGCGTGAGTTATACGGATGACTTTGCACGGACCTCTGCATTAAACGCCTTATTTAATGCTACATCTTCTGACCTCACCCTTGACTATACTTTTCAGCCTTACAACGCTGCTTCAACAGGATGGTTGGATTACATTGCCATAAATGCCACCAGGGGATTATCCATGACCGGAAATGAACTCCTGTTCCGTGATCTTGACACCAATAATCAGCCGGGCAACAGGAGATATGTAGTCGGTAACGCAAAAAATGACTTGAAACTTTGGTCATTGCGTGATCACAATACTGTAACAAATCAACAATACGCCTTGAATAATGGAATCCTGGAATTCATTCAATCCATTGATTCTTCGCAGATGATCGAATACTATCTCTTCAATGAAAAGGCATACAGAACCCCTTTCTTTACCGGGAGAATCGCTAATCAAAATCTACACGGCTTAGCCCAGGCAGAATATATTATTATCTCACACGAAAATTTTTTAGCGGAAGCTGAAAGGTTGGCTGAATTTCATCGTGACAATGATAGCTTAACCAGTATTGTTGTCAGCAGCCGTCAGGTTTTTAATGAATTCTCCAGCGGCGCTCAGGATGTAAGCGCCATCAGGGACTTCCTTAGAATGTTTTACGAACGGGCCGGCACCCCGGAAGAACTGCCTAAATATGCATTACTATTAGGCGATGGTTCTTACGATTTAAAATACCGGACCGGTGGAAATTCTAATTTCATACCCACGTTTCAGTCGGAGAATTCTGTCTCACTTCTTATATCATATACCTCGGATGACTTTTTTGGTTTGATGGATCCTACCGAAGGCAACCTTACCGGACCTGAACTTATCGATATTGGCATCGGACGTTTTCCTGTAAGAACTGCTGAAGAAGCGAAGGCAATGGTTAATAAAGTCATTACTTATTCTACCCCCGGAATCATCACCGATCAAACCTATTGTGCCGGAACAAACAGCAGCCGCCTCGGCGACTGGAGAAACATATTATGTTTTGTGGCCGATGACCAGGACAGGAATTTACATCAACGGCAGAGTGAGCGAATCACTGCATTTGTACAACAAAACAATCCTGTTTATAATATAGATAAGGTGATCTCTGATGCCTATCAACAGGTCTCCACACCGGGAGGATTACGTTATCCCGAAGTGAATGATGCCATCACAAAAAGAGTAGAGAGAGGAGCATTGCTCATTAATTATACCGGTCATGGAGGGGAGTTAGGATGGGCGTCTAAGGCCATATTAAACAATGACATGATCAACAGTTGGAGAAATACCAACAATATGCCGGCCTTTATAACTGCAACTTGTGAGTTCAGTCGTTTCGATGATCCTTTGCGCACTTCGGCCGGTGAATTTGTATTTTTAAATCAGCAAGGGGGCGGCATCTGCTTATTTACAACGGTTCGCCTTGCTTTTGCCATTGACAATGAATTAATCAATACCGACATGATGTCACATTTTTTCAAACCTGTAAATGGAAAGATGCCCAGAACAGGCGATATTCAGCGGCTGGCAAAGCGTGATAACCCATCCAACAGAAATGTTACTTTATTGGGAGATCCGGCACTTATGCTCGCCTATCCTAAATACAAAGTGGAAACAACAGGTATTGAAGAAACGGGCAACGGTATCACGCTGGACACACTTTCTGCACTCAGCAAAGTCACTATCAAGGGTAAAGTAACGGATTCGAATGGAAATACTTTAACCGGATTTAATGGCGTTGTCTTTCCTACAATATATGATAAAACCAACAAGGTTTATAATATAGTTAATGACGCTACCGGTAATGATATTAGTTTGCCGGATAGTTTCAATTTAAGAAAAAACATATTGTACAAAGGTAAGGCCAGTGTGAGCAACGGAGAGTTCAGCTGCTCCTTTATTGTACCTAAAGACATTTCTTTTCAATATGGCTCCGGCCGCCTCAGCTATTATGCACATGATGGAAACAATGATGCAAATGGTTTCAACGAAAACTTCACCATTGGCGGCATCTCCGGCAATGGGCTCCAGGACAACCTTGGACCGGAAGTAAAATTATATATGAATGATGAAAATTTCATCTACGGAAGCATGACCAATTCGAGTCCAAGAGTATATGCTATTCTGTTTGATTCCAGTGGCATAAATACCGTAGGCAATGGTATCGGCCATGACATCACTGTTCAACTGGATGGAAAGCCACAGCAATTATATGTATTGAATGATTACTATGAATCAGATTTGGATTCTTATCAAAAAGGAAGGGTAATATTTCCCCTGGATGCCTTATCAGAAGGCCCCCATACATTAACATTCAAGGCATGGGATATCAACAACAATTCATCGGAATCCACCACAGAATTTGTTGTCAGCTCATCAGCCGGCCTGGCCCTTGACAGAGTATTAAATTACCCCAACCCCTTCACTACCTATACCCGATTCATGTTTGAGCATAACAAACCTTGTACAGGTATGGCTATTCAGGTTCAGATATATACGGTGAGCGGAAGACTCGTCAAAACCATTGATGCCTATCAGGTATGTGAGGGATTCAGAAATACCGCCATTGAATGGGATGGAAAGGA
- a CDS encoding type IX secretion system membrane protein PorP/SprF, whose protein sequence is MLKRVLLCLMIAVSLVADAQDPQFTQFYANPLYLNPAFAGSSRCPRVNINYRNQWPALKETYITTSASYDQHFDIINGGVGLLVLNDKAGEGTISTTNISGMYAYQLNVNRKFSMRMGLQATYVQKRLDFNKLTFGDMIDPRYGFVYSTQELRPTESRNFMDFSAGVLAYTSKVYGGFAAHHLTEPDEAFIVKGTSKLPRKYTAHLGAMLPIGDTYSRGYRGRINRDEGTFISPNVLYQQQAAFNQINIGMYILHSPIVGGLWYRGNFGSDKFLSSDSFIALIGLQKGIFKFGYSYDVTVSALSNATGGSHELSLGLQFECRPKKKRFRAISCPSF, encoded by the coding sequence ATGCTCAAACGTGTACTCCTGTGTCTGATGATAGCAGTAAGCCTTGTGGCCGATGCACAGGACCCTCAATTTACCCAGTTCTATGCAAACCCGCTCTATCTTAATCCGGCTTTTGCAGGGTCTTCACGATGCCCGCGTGTGAACATAAATTACCGTAATCAATGGCCGGCCTTAAAAGAGACTTACATTACTACCAGTGCGAGCTATGATCAGCATTTTGACATTATTAATGGAGGTGTTGGATTATTGGTATTGAATGATAAAGCAGGGGAGGGTACGATTTCTACCACGAATATCAGCGGGATGTATGCTTATCAGTTGAATGTGAACAGAAAGTTCTCCATGCGTATGGGGCTTCAGGCCACTTATGTTCAAAAGAGATTGGATTTTAATAAGTTGACTTTCGGTGATATGATCGATCCCCGTTATGGATTCGTTTATTCAACACAGGAATTAAGACCAACCGAATCAAGGAATTTCATGGATTTCAGTGCCGGTGTCCTCGCTTATACCAGTAAAGTGTACGGAGGTTTTGCAGCGCACCATCTGACTGAACCGGATGAAGCCTTTATTGTTAAAGGCACCTCAAAATTACCCCGAAAATATACTGCTCACCTTGGTGCTATGCTGCCTATCGGGGATACGTATAGCCGTGGTTACAGAGGAAGAATCAACCGCGACGAAGGAACATTTATTTCTCCCAATGTACTTTATCAGCAACAAGCAGCGTTCAATCAAATAAATATTGGAATGTATATCCTTCATTCACCTATTGTTGGAGGATTATGGTACAGAGGTAACTTCGGAAGCGATAAATTTCTATCCAGTGATAGTTTTATTGCCCTGATCGGACTTCAAAAAGGCATCTTCAAATTCGGCTATAGTTATGACGTAACTGTCTCAGCCTTAAGTAATGCCACAGGTGGCTCGCACGAACTGAGCTTGGGATTGCAATTCGAATGCAGACCCAAAAAGAAAAGATTCCGTGCAATAAGCTGCCCTAGTTTTTAG
- a CDS encoding SUMF1/EgtB/PvdO family nonheme iron enzyme, translating into MNIKNHFLPFLGLGMMVFTACNNYQKSGSTGWNYNDERNGGFEVVPYTEQETGPGLVLIEGGTFVMGRTEQDVVQDWDNIPRRVTVSSYYLDETEVSNTYWLEYIYWLGRVFGTDYPEVQRKALPDTLVWRDRLAFNEPYVELYLRHPAYQDYPVVGVNWLQCNDFCSWRTDRVNEQILIREGILRVNPAQVNEDNFNTDSYLAGQYEGLVKSPLQDLNPNVDSRKVRMEDGILLPRYRLPTEAEWEFASLSLIGNTVFENVNERKLYPWNGHGVRNSEDKWQGEMLANFKRGRGDNMGVSGRLNDNGDITTPVYSYVPNDYGIYNMAGNVAEWVMDVYRPLSHEDKSDFRSFRGNVFQTQVTDEEGSVTEKDTLGRIQLRDVTEQEAASRRNYQKADNINYVDGDEPDYATYASGNTTLIDDKARVVKGGSWKDRVYYMTPGARRFLDQEQATDWLGFRCAMARVGSPVGFGSKKTSKR; encoded by the coding sequence ATGAACATTAAAAATCATTTTCTTCCCTTCCTCGGACTGGGAATGATGGTTTTTACAGCCTGTAACAACTACCAAAAATCCGGATCTACAGGCTGGAATTATAACGATGAACGTAACGGCGGTTTTGAAGTCGTTCCGTACACTGAACAGGAAACCGGGCCCGGGCTTGTGTTGATTGAAGGTGGTACTTTCGTTATGGGTCGAACCGAACAGGATGTCGTTCAGGACTGGGATAATATCCCTCGTCGTGTAACGGTCTCTTCTTATTATCTGGATGAAACCGAAGTTTCAAATACCTACTGGCTGGAATATATCTACTGGCTGGGTCGCGTTTTTGGAACGGATTATCCCGAGGTGCAGCGTAAAGCCTTACCGGATACATTAGTATGGCGTGATCGTTTGGCATTCAATGAACCTTATGTAGAATTGTATTTACGTCACCCTGCTTATCAGGATTATCCTGTTGTGGGTGTGAACTGGTTGCAATGCAATGACTTCTGCTCCTGGAGAACGGATCGTGTGAACGAACAAATTCTGATCAGAGAAGGGATCCTTCGTGTTAATCCCGCTCAGGTGAATGAAGATAATTTTAATACCGACTCCTACCTCGCCGGTCAGTATGAAGGTCTTGTTAAGAGTCCCCTTCAGGATCTGAATCCCAACGTAGATTCGCGTAAAGTGAGAATGGAAGATGGTATTCTTTTACCTCGTTATCGCCTGCCCACCGAAGCGGAATGGGAATTTGCCTCCCTGAGTTTGATTGGCAATACCGTGTTTGAAAATGTAAACGAAAGAAAATTATACCCATGGAATGGTCACGGCGTACGTAATTCTGAAGATAAATGGCAGGGAGAAATGCTCGCCAACTTTAAACGTGGACGAGGTGACAATATGGGAGTTTCCGGTCGCCTGAACGATAATGGTGATATCACTACACCTGTGTACTCCTATGTGCCGAACGATTACGGTATTTATAATATGGCCGGTAACGTAGCAGAATGGGTAATGGATGTATATCGTCCACTTTCTCACGAAGATAAATCAGATTTCAGGTCGTTCCGCGGAAACGTTTTCCAAACTCAGGTGACGGATGAAGAAGGTTCTGTGACGGAGAAAGATACGTTGGGCAGAATTCAATTGCGTGATGTAACTGAACAGGAAGCAGCTAGCCGTAGAAATTACCAAAAGGCAGATAATATCAATTATGTCGATGGTGATGAGCCGGATTACGCTACGTATGCATCCGGAAATACTACGCTTATCGATGATAAAGCTCGTGTGGTAAAAGGTGGTTCATGGAAAGATCGTGTGTACTACATGACTCCCGGTGCCCGTCGTTTCCTCGATCAGGAGCAAGCAACAGATTGGCTCGGATTCCGCTGTGCTATGGCACGTGTAGGTAGCCCGGTTGGATTTGGAAGTAAGAAGACAAGTAAACGATAA
- a CDS encoding fructose-6-phosphate aldolase, translating to MAIYYLLKIQGKAKIPDYVQLRDEQFTLLAYFRLDRPEKALVKAGVAVHEQKIMNFLNEIAFGKVHKLEL from the coding sequence ATGGCCATCTATTACCTTCTTAAAATTCAGGGAAAAGCAAAGATTCCGGACTATGTCCAATTGCGTGACGAGCAGTTTACCCTGTTGGCTTATTTCCGTCTCGACCGGCCGGAAAAGGCATTGGTGAAAGCCGGCGTTGCTGTACATGAACAAAAAATCATGAACTTTCTGAATGAAATTGCATTCGGTAAAGTCCATAAATTAGAACTTTAA
- a CDS encoding ATP-binding cassette domain-containing protein — MSDTIIDLKHVSVFQNKNLVLNDVNLEVQRGEFVYLIGKTGSGKSSVMRLLYGDLPMPQGEGRVAGFDLHNLKNGDVPKLRRKLGIIFQDFQLLTDRSAKENLMFYLKATGWTEKAKMEERVSEVLTKVGLGTKGFKMPHELSGGEQQRLVIARALLNDPDLILADEPTGNLDPETSNEIMNLLFDVSRNSRAVVMVTHNYSLIERFPSRVEKVEQGRLSHVEGSASGHQSLSNN, encoded by the coding sequence ATGTCTGATACTATTATCGATTTGAAACATGTCAGTGTTTTTCAAAATAAGAACCTTGTACTGAATGATGTAAATCTTGAAGTGCAACGCGGGGAATTTGTGTACCTGATCGGTAAAACAGGGAGTGGTAAAAGTAGTGTGATGCGGTTGCTGTACGGTGATCTTCCCATGCCTCAGGGTGAAGGACGAGTGGCCGGATTCGATTTGCATAATCTGAAGAATGGCGATGTTCCTAAGTTGAGAAGGAAATTGGGAATTATTTTCCAGGACTTCCAACTCCTGACAGATCGTTCAGCAAAGGAAAATCTGATGTTTTATCTGAAAGCTACCGGTTGGACAGAAAAGGCAAAAATGGAAGAACGGGTTTCGGAAGTATTAACAAAGGTAGGTCTGGGTACGAAAGGCTTTAAGATGCCGCATGAATTATCAGGAGGGGAACAACAGCGTTTGGTGATTGCCCGGGCCTTGCTGAATGATCCCGATTTGATTCTTGCCGATGAGCCCACCGGAAACCTGGATCCGGAGACCAGCAATGAAATTATGAACTTGCTTTTTGATGTGAGTCGTAATAGTCGTGCCGTGGTGATGGTGACGCATAATTATTCCCTGATTGAACGTTTCCCCTCCAGAGTGGAGAAGGTAGAGCAAGGACGTCTTTCGCATGTGGAAGGTTCTGCTTCCGGTCACCAGTCGCTGTCCAATAACTGA
- a CDS encoding glycosyltransferase — MKNKNLHIISFDVPYPDNYGGVIDVFHKIRHLHQAGVKITLHCFTYGRDKSVELEKFCESVYYYPRHTGKLKLFNTLPYIVISRTHPELLKNLRKNDDPILFEGLHTTNLLSEPDIRKRKTIVRTHNIEHEYYSHLAQLERHPFKKIYYTTESKKLWKYESLLKHAGRIAAISNDDFHYFQNKYGNTISVPAFHAFDEVSSLTGQGDFCLYHGNLSIAENHEAALWLIEEVLPLLHQQIVIAGQHPRSELRQKAARHPKIKLIQNPDHLEMDRLIQQAQVHLLPAFQNSGIKLKLLHALYRGRFVVANAMMTGGSGLESICQVAETPTDFAHAVQSVLEKTFSLEEISFRKKLLEEKFSNAAGAAQLIQLLDSDW; from the coding sequence TTGAAAAATAAAAATCTACATATCATTTCCTTTGATGTCCCTTATCCGGACAATTACGGCGGCGTCATTGATGTGTTTCATAAAATAAGACATCTGCATCAGGCCGGCGTGAAAATCACACTACATTGCTTCACTTACGGTCGCGACAAGAGCGTGGAATTAGAAAAATTTTGCGAAAGCGTATATTATTATCCCCGCCACACCGGCAAGTTGAAGTTGTTCAACACTCTTCCTTATATAGTCATCTCCAGAACGCATCCGGAGCTTTTAAAAAATCTTCGTAAGAACGATGACCCGATTCTCTTCGAAGGTTTACACACCACCAATCTTCTATCGGAACCGGATATACGAAAAAGAAAAACGATTGTACGAACCCATAATATCGAGCACGAATATTACAGTCATCTTGCGCAACTGGAACGACATCCGTTTAAGAAAATATATTATACAACAGAGTCTAAAAAATTATGGAAGTACGAATCCCTATTGAAACATGCCGGACGAATTGCAGCTATCAGTAATGACGACTTTCACTATTTTCAAAACAAATATGGAAATACAATATCAGTACCTGCCTTTCACGCTTTTGATGAAGTTTCGTCTCTGACAGGACAAGGAGACTTCTGCCTGTATCACGGGAACTTATCCATTGCAGAAAATCACGAGGCAGCACTCTGGCTAATAGAAGAAGTACTACCTCTCCTCCATCAACAAATTGTTATAGCGGGGCAACATCCCAGAAGCGAACTTCGACAAAAAGCAGCCAGGCACCCGAAGATTAAACTGATCCAAAACCCTGATCATCTGGAAATGGATCGGTTGATTCAACAAGCACAGGTACATCTGCTTCCTGCTTTTCAAAACAGTGGTATAAAGCTCAAGTTACTGCATGCCTTATACCGGGGGAGATTTGTCGTCGCGAATGCTATGATGACAGGAGGCAGCGGGTTAGAAAGCATTTGTCAGGTCGCGGAAACCCCAACGGATTTTGCCCATGCTGTACAATCCGTATTGGAGAAAACATTTAGTTTGGAAGAAATATCCTTTCGTAAAAAATTACTGGAAGAAAAATTTTCAAATGCAGCGGGGGCCGCTCAACTCATTCAGTTATTGGACAGCGACTGGTGA
- a CDS encoding glycosyltransferase yields MGKQRSCLLRLLQHPTFWYLLWHHADILLSNDLDTLPANYLISKIKKIPLVYDSHEYFTGVPELTNRKKIQAIWKKIESAILPHIKYAFTVNASIASLYKQEYGIDFHVIRNLPETNRTINRDKTLLRRDLGLPADQFLIILQGAGINIQRGAEEAVMAMQYLDNTLLLIIGGGDVFPVLKEMTITLGLQNKVRFESRKPPNELALYTYAADLGLSLDKDTNINYRFSLPNKLFDYLHAGIPVLASDLPEVKNIVEKYGIGRISKSHDPKALATIIHEMLNDKEANQIWTKNIADASRELNWETERNKLLAIFNSIEK; encoded by the coding sequence ATGGGCAAACAAAGGAGCTGCCTTTTACGCCTTTTACAACATCCGACTTTTTGGTATTTGTTATGGCATCATGCCGACATTCTGCTCAGCAATGATCTGGATACTTTACCCGCCAACTATCTTATTTCAAAAATTAAAAAAATTCCGCTCGTTTACGATAGTCACGAGTACTTCACAGGAGTACCGGAGTTGACCAACAGAAAGAAGATTCAAGCGATCTGGAAAAAAATCGAGTCGGCGATTTTACCGCATATTAAATATGCTTTTACCGTTAATGCTAGTATCGCCTCGCTCTATAAACAAGAATATGGAATTGACTTCCATGTCATCCGTAATCTACCTGAAACCAATCGCACGATTAACAGAGATAAAACACTTCTTCGCAGAGATCTGGGCTTACCTGCAGATCAGTTTCTGATTATCCTTCAGGGGGCGGGGATTAATATTCAGCGCGGAGCGGAAGAAGCGGTGATGGCCATGCAATATCTGGACAACACCTTGCTGCTAATTATTGGAGGTGGAGATGTTTTTCCGGTATTGAAAGAGATGACTATCACTTTAGGACTGCAAAACAAAGTACGCTTTGAAAGCAGGAAACCGCCCAACGAATTAGCACTTTATACCTATGCCGCGGACCTGGGATTAAGTCTCGACAAAGACACGAACATCAATTACCGGTTCAGCTTACCCAATAAACTATTCGACTACCTGCATGCCGGAATTCCCGTTTTAGCGAGTGATCTGCCGGAAGTAAAAAACATCGTTGAAAAATATGGTATCGGACGTATCTCCAAAAGCCATGATCCAAAAGCTCTCGCTACCATTATCCATGAGATGCTGAATGACAAAGAAGCGAATCAGATTTGGACAAAAAACATTGCTGATGCATCCCGAGAGTTGAATTGGGAGACGGAAAGAAACAAACTATTGGCCATCTTCAACTCCATTGAAAAATAA